One region of Chlorobiota bacterium genomic DNA includes:
- the smc gene encoding chromosome segregation protein SMC, with the protein MHELQTLATSDVYWDEITSVEEIQPEDPWVYDLCVDETHNFIADNVVVHNSNVIDAIRWAIGEQKASVLRSDKMEEVIFNGAGKRRPLGMAEVSLTIENTKGILPTEYSEVVITRRLFRNGDSEYLLNKTQCRLRDIVDLFMDTGMGANAYSVIELKMIETILSDRADERRRLFEEAAGVTKYKARRREALRKLDSTQADLLRVNDIVKEVAKKVAALERQAKKAEEYTTLDAERKRVEIEVLEREYAATKSRIAPLEERLAEAKSKRTELDTVLAQEETILQELEREQGEIEAALIEAQKDLNAVTERIATVEQRQAVSAERRRSLNTIIENSARDIKEAEGGIEALMKERTEVEELLERLAEQNRIAEAEYEAIRSEVMLNEAALSGRRTEAKRSQDRVIEAINRLAALRGEEERTRARIEVIRQRLDEFDEQDEEARLELEQVEEILAGLSDQLNHATAALDEAQRQFEEGQAEKGRLRTEIDDLRTQTIELHNGINSRKSKVEFLNGLVDQDESVRFLVQQPDWTPVERITVAESISTDEQFRTAIAAALGNAGRFLIVPSADDALRGVQSLQSNRKGKATFVCLDRIPPTAPRPLPAGVQAIGWAADLCVSDPAFGHLRHHLLGGTLVVQTLEQAFAASAHSMVEQVVTLEGVLIRNGGLIRGGGRTADEGVTIGKREQIERLEKEVAKLTKQLEALTKTIAEKTEQHNAINLGTLSNAIREAQQRVGNLEKQRGQAEYEQESANDLLEQHDQDRTRAHEEIQRLEGVLQGTEPRRKELTEEHATAEKRARELNAELERMELGFAEQSRQMNEKQVLLAGLRGDQRSARAELERMARDRENAERTIQRRRQEEERAQEELVQLEGQLEEFVAQLESFRAELAEAQAKREEVVQRQAAKREEIARHGETLREERRDYERSVEQMHEIELKLGELKLKAESLLQRGREELEIELVLKEFGEEGATMGDLRELLRQIKGRLKMMGSVNLLAYDEWREENERYQFLQGQLDDLKQAEDSLMKTIAEINETAQRKFIETFEQIRSNFQNIFRTLFLEGDEADLKIADGDPLEAQIEIIAKPRGKRPHSIDLLSGGEKTLTAIALLFSIYLVKPSPFCILDEVDAPLDDANIDRFVQLIKRFDNETQFIIVTHNKRTMGAADTMYGVTQEEDGVSKIVSVRFTETKKQEAINNIPQTEIA; encoded by the coding sequence TTGCATGAACTTCAAACCCTTGCTACTTCAGATGTTTACTGGGATGAAATAACCTCCGTTGAAGAAATTCAGCCAGAAGACCCGTGGGTGTATGACCTTTGCGTGGATGAAACTCACAACTTCATTGCCGATAATGTTGTCGTCCATAATAGCAATGTGATTGACGCGATCCGCTGGGCGATTGGGGAACAAAAAGCCTCCGTCCTTCGCTCCGATAAAATGGAGGAAGTGATCTTTAACGGGGCCGGAAAACGCCGCCCGCTTGGCATGGCCGAAGTCTCCCTAACAATCGAAAACACCAAAGGAATTCTCCCGACGGAGTACAGCGAAGTTGTTATCACACGCCGGCTATTCCGCAATGGCGATAGCGAGTATTTATTGAACAAAACCCAATGCCGCCTGCGCGATATTGTGGACCTGTTCATGGACACCGGAATGGGGGCCAACGCCTACTCGGTGATCGAGCTAAAAATGATCGAGACGATCCTAAGCGACCGCGCCGACGAACGCCGCCGGTTGTTCGAGGAAGCCGCAGGGGTCACCAAATACAAAGCCCGCCGCCGCGAAGCACTCCGCAAACTAGACTCCACCCAGGCCGACCTGCTTCGCGTGAACGACATCGTGAAGGAGGTCGCCAAAAAGGTGGCCGCGCTGGAACGCCAAGCAAAAAAAGCCGAGGAATACACCACCCTTGATGCCGAACGCAAACGGGTGGAAATCGAGGTGCTGGAACGTGAGTATGCCGCCACCAAATCGCGCATTGCCCCGCTGGAGGAACGCCTTGCCGAGGCCAAATCCAAACGGACGGAGCTGGACACGGTCCTGGCCCAGGAAGAAACAATCTTGCAGGAACTGGAACGAGAACAGGGGGAGATTGAGGCCGCGTTGATTGAAGCCCAAAAGGACCTGAACGCCGTCACCGAGCGGATTGCGACCGTGGAGCAACGCCAGGCCGTTTCCGCCGAACGCCGCCGCTCGCTGAACACCATCATCGAGAACTCCGCACGCGACATCAAGGAAGCCGAGGGGGGGATTGAGGCTTTGATGAAGGAGAGGACCGAGGTGGAAGAATTGCTGGAGCGTCTGGCCGAACAAAACCGCATTGCCGAGGCGGAGTACGAGGCGATCCGGTCCGAGGTGATGCTGAACGAAGCCGCCCTTTCTGGCCGCCGCACCGAAGCCAAACGTTCGCAGGATCGGGTGATTGAGGCGATCAACCGCTTGGCCGCGCTCCGTGGCGAGGAGGAGCGCACACGCGCCCGAATCGAAGTGATCCGCCAACGTCTTGATGAATTTGACGAGCAGGATGAGGAAGCCCGATTGGAGCTTGAGCAGGTTGAGGAAATCCTTGCCGGATTATCGGACCAACTGAACCACGCCACCGCCGCGCTGGATGAGGCCCAACGCCAGTTCGAGGAAGGGCAAGCGGAGAAAGGGCGTTTGCGGACGGAGATTGATGACCTCCGGACCCAGACGATTGAGCTTCACAACGGGATCAACAGCCGGAAATCGAAAGTTGAGTTTTTGAATGGCTTGGTGGACCAGGATGAATCGGTCCGATTCCTTGTTCAACAACCCGATTGGACCCCGGTGGAGCGGATCACCGTTGCCGAATCTATCAGCACCGATGAGCAATTCCGGACCGCGATTGCCGCCGCGCTTGGCAACGCCGGGCGGTTCCTGATCGTCCCCAGTGCCGACGACGCGTTGCGCGGTGTGCAGTCGCTGCAATCGAACCGGAAAGGGAAAGCCACCTTTGTCTGCTTGGATAGAATCCCCCCAACCGCGCCGCGCCCGCTGCCCGCCGGCGTGCAAGCAATCGGCTGGGCGGCGGATCTGTGTGTTTCGGATCCAGCGTTTGGCCACCTTCGCCACCATCTGCTTGGGGGAACGTTGGTCGTTCAGACGTTGGAGCAAGCGTTTGCGGCATCGGCCCACAGCATGGTGGAGCAAGTGGTGACGCTGGAGGGGGTGTTGATCCGCAACGGCGGGCTGATCCGTGGCGGCGGGCGCACCGCCGACGAAGGGGTGACAATCGGCAAACGCGAGCAGATTGAACGATTGGAAAAAGAGGTCGCGAAACTGACGAAGCAGCTTGAGGCATTAACCAAAACGATTGCCGAAAAAACCGAGCAGCACAACGCCATTAATCTTGGCACGCTAAGCAACGCCATTCGCGAGGCGCAGCAGCGGGTGGGGAACTTGGAGAAACAGCGCGGCCAGGCGGAGTACGAGCAGGAATCGGCCAACGATCTTCTGGAGCAACACGACCAGGACCGCACACGCGCCCACGAGGAAATCCAACGGCTGGAAGGAGTGCTGCAAGGGACCGAACCACGCCGCAAAGAGCTGACCGAGGAACACGCCACCGCCGAGAAAAGGGCCCGCGAACTGAATGCCGAGCTTGAGCGGATGGAGTTGGGGTTTGCCGAACAGTCGCGCCAGATGAACGAGAAGCAAGTGCTGCTTGCCGGGTTGCGCGGCGACCAACGAAGCGCACGCGCCGAGCTTGAGCGAATGGCCCGCGACCGCGAAAACGCCGAGCGAACAATCCAACGCCGCCGCCAAGAAGAGGAGCGCGCCCAGGAAGAGTTGGTGCAGTTGGAAGGGCAGTTGGAGGAGTTTGTTGCCCAGCTGGAGAGCTTCCGCGCCGAGCTTGCCGAGGCGCAGGCGAAGCGGGAGGAGGTGGTCCAACGCCAGGCCGCAAAGCGCGAGGAGATTGCACGCCACGGCGAGACGCTTCGCGAGGAACGCCGCGACTACGAACGCTCGGTTGAGCAAATGCACGAAATAGAATTGAAACTTGGCGAGCTGAAACTGAAAGCCGAAAGCCTTCTGCAACGTGGCCGCGAGGAGTTGGAGATTGAGTTGGTGCTGAAAGAGTTCGGGGAAGAGGGCGCAACGATGGGGGATCTTCGCGAGCTGCTTCGGCAGATCAAAGGGCGGTTGAAGATGATGGGATCGGTGAACCTGCTAGCCTACGATGAATGGCGCGAGGAGAACGAGCGGTATCAGTTCCTGCAAGGGCAGCTTGATGATTTGAAGCAGGCCGAAGACTCCCTGATGAAGACTATTGCCGAGATCAACGAGACCGCGCAACGGAAGTTCATCGAGACGTTCGAGCAGATACGGAGCAACTTCCAGAACATCTTCCGAACGCTGTTTCTGGAAGGGGATGAGGCCGATCTGAAAATTGCCGACGGGGACCCGTTGGAGGCCCAGATTGAGATCATCGCGAAGCCTCGCGGAAAACGCCCGCACTCCATTGACCTGCTTTCCGGGGGTGAGAAAACGCTGACGGCGATTGCGTTGCTCTTCTCCATCTATCTGGTCAAGCCTTCTCCGTTCTGCATCCTCGACGAAGTGGACGCCCCGCTTGACGATGCGAACATTGACCGTTTTGTGCAGCTTATCAAACGCTTTGATAACGAAACGCAGTTTATCATCGTTACCCACAACAAGCGCACAATGGGCGCAGCCGACACGATGTACGGCGTTACGCAGGAGGAGGATGGCGTGTCGAAAATCGTCTCGGTGCGGTTCACCGAGACCAAGAAACAGGAAGCAATCAACAACATTCCACAAACGGAGATAGCATGA
- a CDS encoding phosphoglucomutase/phosphomannomutase family protein gives MSIIFGTDGWRGVIADDFTFSNVGLVARAAAQFFKKEANAERGVVVGYDARFLSNKFAETVAQILASEGLTVWLTDGISSTPQVSLTAKQKRLAGGIIITASHNPAEYNGFKLKAGYGGPSTPEDVAKVQKNVTKMESAPPKPKKLKSLAELIAAKQVKMFDAKLAYVEYVKKKIDLQAIREAGFKVLYDPMYGSGINTMHLLLPEAEQLHNEFNPAFADIDHPEPMGEYLGTLIERIKTGGFTVGLATDGDADRLGAVDEHGNFVDSHRIFVLLMKYLYEDRKQRGAVAKTISLTTMVNDYCTRKKITLHETAVGFKHIAKLMTTQKIVIGGEESGGLGTTLHIPERDGIFNGLLLLEMMAKRGKTLGQLSAELDEEFGPHRYRRVDQKMTQQKKDAILARAKAGVKELAGMPVTETSTVDGFKFFVDGGWLLIRASGTEPLLRFYAEADSTDKVDAILSAALALG, from the coding sequence ATGTCCATCATCTTCGGAACCGACGGTTGGCGCGGCGTGATTGCCGATGATTTCACCTTCAGCAATGTGGGGCTGGTGGCGCGCGCCGCAGCACAGTTTTTCAAGAAAGAAGCGAACGCCGAGCGGGGCGTGGTGGTTGGCTACGATGCCCGATTCCTTTCCAACAAGTTTGCCGAAACCGTTGCCCAAATCCTTGCCTCGGAAGGGCTGACGGTGTGGCTGACCGACGGAATTTCCTCCACCCCGCAAGTCTCCCTAACGGCCAAGCAGAAAAGGCTTGCCGGTGGGATCATCATCACCGCCAGCCACAACCCGGCGGAGTACAACGGCTTCAAGCTGAAGGCTGGATACGGCGGTCCTTCAACGCCGGAGGACGTGGCGAAGGTCCAGAAGAACGTCACCAAAATGGAGTCCGCACCACCAAAGCCGAAGAAGCTGAAAAGCCTGGCGGAGTTGATTGCCGCAAAGCAGGTGAAGATGTTCGATGCCAAGCTGGCCTACGTGGAGTATGTGAAAAAGAAAATTGACCTTCAGGCGATTCGGGAAGCAGGGTTCAAGGTGCTGTACGACCCGATGTACGGTAGCGGAATCAACACCATGCACCTTCTGTTGCCGGAGGCCGAGCAGCTTCACAACGAGTTCAACCCAGCCTTTGCCGACATTGACCACCCCGAGCCGATGGGTGAGTATCTGGGGACGTTGATCGAGCGGATTAAAACCGGCGGGTTCACCGTTGGGCTTGCCACCGATGGCGATGCCGACCGGCTTGGGGCCGTTGACGAACACGGAAACTTTGTTGACAGCCACCGCATTTTTGTGCTGCTGATGAAGTACCTGTACGAGGACCGCAAGCAGCGTGGCGCGGTGGCAAAAACCATCTCGCTTACCACCATGGTCAACGATTACTGCACCCGTAAGAAGATCACGTTGCACGAAACCGCCGTTGGCTTCAAGCATATCGCCAAGCTGATGACCACCCAGAAAATTGTGATCGGCGGCGAGGAATCGGGGGGGCTGGGGACCACCCTCCACATCCCCGAACGCGATGGCATTTTTAACGGGCTTCTGCTGTTGGAGATGATGGCAAAACGGGGGAAGACGCTTGGGCAACTTTCCGCCGAGTTAGATGAGGAGTTCGGGCCCCACCGCTACCGCCGCGTGGACCAGAAGATGACCCAGCAGAAAAAAGATGCGATCCTTGCACGCGCAAAAGCGGGGGTGAAGGAGCTTGCCGGAATGCCCGTCACCGAAACCAGCACCGTGGATGGCTTCAAGTTCTTTGTGGATGGCGGATGGCTGCTGATCCGCGCCAGCGGAACCGAGCCGCTTCTGCGATTCTACGCCGAGGCCGACAGCACCGATAAGGTGGATGCAATCCTTTCAGCCGCGCTTGCGCTAGGGTGA
- a CDS encoding amidohydrolase family protein: MSNGSILHHAEFLLQPGQPNPLSTDCGVLCDADGTILAIGPAGQLRPRADATTHHQILMPGVLNCHAHLTDAGIQTPVGGGQGLVQWVQDLLASRGKTEGEGEPEEAFGKQVSGVIRQMMASGTVAIGEVANNLRTIPAIAETGIRCRFMHELLGFPESRAQQSILSALADWQLPELPPTISYTLAAHAPYSVSPLLMELIHQRNMAHGTLTYQHLAEDPDERRLYEEAAGPWREFLERIGGWEPTWGPPGISPIEFYSRIGVMDGNYVGVHLTDATEPEIALLASRGAGAILSPASNLHITGKLPNVPALVGHGVKFGLGTDGRGSNPSIDVFDEAKILLEHFPNLPAGTFLEALTIHGAELLQFNNLGKITPGQALPLLSVLVRESPSDLRGLERAIVMEAVGRRCVEAATTDC, from the coding sequence ATGAGCAACGGCAGCATCCTTCACCACGCTGAGTTCCTGCTTCAGCCCGGGCAACCCAACCCCCTGAGCACCGATTGCGGCGTGTTGTGTGATGCCGATGGAACGATTCTGGCGATTGGTCCCGCCGGCCAGCTTCGCCCCCGTGCGGATGCCACAACCCACCACCAAATCCTGATGCCTGGGGTCCTGAACTGCCATGCCCACCTTACCGATGCAGGAATCCAAACGCCGGTTGGTGGGGGCCAGGGATTGGTCCAATGGGTGCAAGACCTGCTTGCTTCCCGTGGGAAAACCGAGGGGGAAGGGGAGCCGGAGGAAGCGTTTGGGAAGCAGGTGAGCGGGGTGATCCGCCAGATGATGGCCAGCGGAACCGTGGCTATTGGCGAGGTAGCAAACAACCTGCGAACCATTCCGGCAATTGCGGAAACCGGAATCCGCTGCCGTTTCATGCATGAGCTTCTGGGGTTTCCAGAATCGCGCGCCCAGCAGTCAATCCTTTCTGCGCTGGCCGATTGGCAGCTTCCGGAGCTTCCGCCAACCATTTCCTACACCCTTGCCGCCCATGCCCCCTACTCCGTTTCCCCATTGCTGATGGAGTTGATCCACCAGCGGAACATGGCGCATGGGACGCTGACCTACCAGCATCTTGCCGAGGACCCCGACGAGCGGCGGTTGTACGAAGAAGCCGCCGGCCCGTGGCGTGAGTTCCTGGAAAGGATTGGCGGGTGGGAGCCAACGTGGGGACCGCCGGGGATTTCGCCGATTGAGTTCTACAGCCGCATCGGGGTGATGGATGGAAACTACGTTGGGGTCCACCTGACGGATGCCACCGAACCGGAGATCGCCCTGCTGGCAAGCCGTGGGGCGGGGGCAATCCTTTCGCCGGCCTCGAACCTCCACATCACCGGAAAGCTGCCGAACGTGCCGGCGTTGGTGGGGCATGGCGTGAAGTTCGGATTGGGAACCGACGGGCGCGGCTCGAACCCGAGCATTGATGTTTTCGACGAAGCAAAAATCTTGCTGGAGCATTTCCCGAACCTCCCTGCGGGGACGTTTCTGGAAGCCTTGACGATTCACGGCGCGGAGCTTTTGCAGTTCAACAATCTGGGGAAGATCACCCCGGGCCAGGCCTTGCCGCTGCTGTCGGTGCTGGTCCGCGAATCCCCCAGCGACCTTCGGGGGCTTGAGCGGGCAATCGTGATGGAGGCTGTTGGGCGGCGTTGCGTGGAAGCCGCCACAACCGATTGCTGA
- a CDS encoding DNA cytosine methyltransferase: MATRLKIIDLFAGIGGIRLGFQAHGCTSVFASEWDNYAQQMYEANFGERPFGDINEIPPEQIPDHDILLAGFPCQPFSIAGKGLGFADTRGTLFFNIEAIIAAKRPQAFLLENVKRLTTHDNGNTFAVIVEKLKNLGYTLYHKVFNSLDFGLPQKRERIYIVGFKDPIHFQFPKPPGYYKPLSEILEKDEDVDQSYFLSEKLRIKRLAAVKYPPPVPSIWHENIGGNISALPYSCALRAGGSYNYLVVNGVRRLTGREMLRLQGFPDSFVINIPYSQLRKVAGNSVTIPVVSAIAGEMVAALQHKRNAVKIGTQPFFENQKIKVM; this comes from the coding sequence ATGGCAACCAGGCTCAAAATCATAGATCTTTTTGCTGGCATCGGGGGCATTCGGCTTGGATTTCAGGCGCACGGATGCACATCGGTGTTTGCTTCCGAGTGGGACAACTACGCGCAGCAGATGTACGAAGCGAATTTCGGAGAGCGGCCCTTTGGCGACATTAACGAAATCCCCCCGGAGCAGATACCAGACCATGATATTTTACTTGCCGGATTTCCCTGCCAACCATTTAGCATTGCCGGAAAAGGGCTTGGATTTGCCGACACACGGGGGACATTGTTTTTCAATATCGAGGCGATTATTGCGGCAAAAAGGCCGCAAGCATTTTTGCTGGAAAACGTAAAACGCCTGACAACCCACGACAATGGAAACACGTTTGCGGTGATCGTCGAAAAATTGAAAAATCTTGGATACACGCTCTATCATAAAGTCTTTAATTCTCTTGATTTCGGCCTTCCACAGAAACGGGAAAGGATTTACATCGTTGGATTTAAGGACCCTATCCATTTCCAATTTCCAAAACCGCCCGGCTATTACAAGCCATTGTCCGAAATTTTAGAAAAGGATGAAGATGTTGACCAAAGCTATTTCCTTTCTGAAAAATTAAGAATCAAACGATTGGCGGCGGTGAAATATCCTCCTCCTGTGCCATCTATTTGGCATGAAAATATCGGTGGGAATATCTCCGCACTTCCCTACTCCTGCGCGCTGCGGGCGGGCGGCAGCTACAACTACCTTGTGGTGAATGGAGTAAGAAGGCTGACCGGAAGGGAGATGCTGCGGCTTCAAGGATTCCCCGATTCTTTCGTGATAAATATCCCCTACTCCCAGCTAAGAAAGGTTGCGGGAAATTCGGTGACAATTCCGGTGGTGAGTGCTATTGCAGGGGAGATGGTCGCGGCATTGCAGCATAAAAGAAATGCCGTGAAAATTGGAACACAACCCTTTTTTGAAAATCAAAAAATCAAGGTGATGTAA
- the eno gene encoding phosphopyruvate hydratase, which yields MAIIQDLYARQILDSRGNPTIEVEVILEEGHIGRAAVPSGASTGEHEAVELRDGDPANYMGLSVQNAVVHVNELIADELIGLPANDQALIDTMLIELDGTENKGRLGANAILGVSMACAKAAADYHEMPLYRYLGGVGARTLPVPLMNIINGGKHADNNVDFQEFMIVPVGADSFADALRKGTEVFHNLKKVLKEKGLNTAVGDEGGFAPSLKSNEEALEVIMAAIERAGFKPGDDIWLALDVASSEMWSDGNYKLFKSDGSLKSADEMIEWYKTLTRNYPIISIEDGMAENDWAGWKKLTEAIGKQVQLVGDDLFVTNTAYLQRGISSGVGNSILVKLNQIGTVSETIAVVDLAHRNRYTSIISHRSGETEDTTIADLAVALNSGQIKAGSASRTDRVAKYNQLLRIEDELGATAEFAGESAFAKGVL from the coding sequence ATGGCTATCATTCAAGACCTGTACGCACGCCAGATTCTTGATTCCCGTGGGAATCCTACCATTGAAGTTGAGGTTATCCTGGAAGAAGGGCACATTGGCCGCGCGGCCGTTCCAAGCGGGGCATCCACCGGGGAACACGAAGCGGTGGAGCTTCGCGATGGCGACCCAGCCAACTACATGGGGCTTTCGGTCCAGAACGCCGTGGTCCATGTGAACGAATTGATTGCCGATGAGCTGATCGGCCTTCCGGCCAACGACCAAGCATTGATTGACACGATGCTGATTGAGCTTGACGGAACCGAGAACAAGGGGCGGCTTGGCGCAAACGCAATTCTTGGGGTTTCGATGGCCTGCGCAAAAGCCGCTGCCGACTACCACGAAATGCCGCTGTACCGCTACCTGGGGGGCGTTGGCGCGCGCACGCTTCCGGTCCCGCTGATGAACATCATCAACGGCGGAAAACACGCCGACAACAACGTTGATTTCCAAGAATTCATGATCGTCCCGGTTGGTGCCGACTCGTTCGCCGACGCGCTCCGCAAGGGGACCGAAGTCTTCCATAACCTGAAGAAAGTGCTGAAGGAGAAAGGCCTGAACACCGCCGTTGGCGACGAAGGTGGCTTTGCTCCGTCGCTGAAATCGAACGAAGAAGCGTTGGAGGTGATTATGGCCGCAATCGAACGCGCCGGGTTCAAGCCAGGCGACGACATCTGGCTGGCCCTGGACGTTGCCAGCAGCGAGATGTGGAGCGATGGCAACTACAAACTCTTCAAGTCCGACGGCTCGCTGAAATCTGCCGATGAGATGATCGAGTGGTACAAAACCCTTACCCGTAATTACCCGATTATCTCCATCGAAGATGGCATGGCCGAGAACGATTGGGCCGGATGGAAAAAGCTGACCGAAGCAATTGGCAAGCAAGTTCAGCTTGTTGGCGATGACCTGTTTGTCACCAACACCGCCTACTTGCAGCGCGGCATCTCGTCCGGCGTGGGGAACTCCATCTTGGTGAAGCTGAACCAGATTGGCACGGTTTCCGAAACGATTGCGGTGGTGGACCTTGCCCACCGCAACCGCTACACCTCCATCATCAGCCACCGCAGTGGCGAGACCGAGGACACCACGATTGCGGACCTTGCCGTGGCGCTCAACTCCGGCCAGATCAAAGCCGGATCGGCCAGCCGCACCGACCGCGTGGCCAAGTACAACCAGCTTCTCCGCATCGAAGATGAGCTTGGCGCAACCGCCGAGTTCGCAGGGGAATCGGCCTTCGCCAAAGGGGTGCTGTAA
- the pyk gene encoding pyruvate kinase → MSKTKKATIEEQLFFPPSLQHTKILCTLGPATATKERIRQLILAGADAIRLNFSHSKYEVHRKLTEMTREVSAELERHIAIIQDLQGPKIRVGTLPDGPVLLRPAERVILTTDAVASGDKRIPVQYKQLADDVRTGDSIFLDDGLLRLRVVAKSGRNIACDVINGGLLKEHKGVNLPGVNVSEPSLTAKDRRDLEFGLSLGVDYVALSFVRSAKDIFDLKRLIAKHGKTTPVIAKIEKIEAIRELDAIIMATDAVMIARGDLGVELPSYEVPLLQKRIIRKCRELGKPVITATQMLESMVQNPRPTRAESSDVANAVYDGTDVVMLSAETSVGAFPVESVMTMNDILRSTESVVRFDPNWKRTTTGETETEMAENAVAVAACVLSSQVNASAILCLSYTGNTARTMSRQRPDAPIIVMTQDLDVCRRLCIYRGIYTVTIEQPDDTEDAVSIMKRAAIEAGVVEEGDTVIITTGYPLDEKASTNMIVVDRV, encoded by the coding sequence ATGTCGAAAACCAAGAAAGCTACAATCGAAGAACAGCTCTTCTTCCCCCCCTCGCTTCAGCACACCAAGATTCTTTGCACGCTTGGCCCAGCAACGGCAACAAAGGAGCGGATTCGCCAACTGATTTTGGCCGGGGCCGATGCCATCCGGCTCAATTTCTCCCACTCCAAGTATGAGGTCCACCGGAAGTTGACCGAGATGACGCGGGAGGTTTCCGCCGAGCTTGAGCGGCATATTGCCATCATCCAAGATTTGCAGGGACCAAAGATCCGCGTGGGAACGCTTCCCGATGGGCCGGTGCTTCTGCGCCCTGCCGAGCGGGTGATCCTTACCACCGATGCCGTTGCCAGCGGCGACAAACGGATTCCTGTCCAATACAAACAGCTTGCCGACGACGTTCGCACCGGCGACAGCATCTTTTTGGATGATGGATTGCTGCGGCTTCGGGTGGTGGCCAAAAGCGGGCGGAATATTGCTTGCGACGTCATCAACGGCGGGCTGCTGAAGGAACACAAAGGGGTGAACCTTCCTGGGGTGAACGTTAGCGAGCCAAGCCTTACGGCAAAAGATCGGCGGGACCTTGAGTTCGGGTTATCGCTGGGGGTGGATTACGTCGCGCTTTCGTTTGTCCGTTCGGCAAAAGACATCTTCGACCTGAAGCGGCTGATTGCCAAGCATGGCAAAACCACGCCGGTGATTGCGAAGATTGAAAAGATTGAGGCGATTCGGGAGCTTGACGCGATTATCATGGCCACCGATGCGGTGATGATTGCCCGTGGCGATTTGGGGGTGGAGCTTCCCAGCTACGAGGTCCCGTTGCTCCAAAAACGGATCATCAGAAAGTGCCGCGAGCTTGGCAAGCCGGTCATCACCGCAACGCAGATGCTGGAGTCCATGGTCCAGAACCCGCGCCCAACCCGCGCCGAAAGCTCGGACGTTGCCAACGCCGTTTACGACGGAACCGACGTGGTGATGCTCTCGGCAGAAACCTCTGTTGGTGCCTTCCCGGTCGAGTCGGTGATGACCATGAACGACATCCTTCGCTCCACCGAAAGCGTCGTGCGGTTCGACCCGAACTGGAAGCGGACAACCACCGGGGAAACGGAAACGGAAATGGCCGAAAACGCGGTAGCGGTGGCGGCGTGCGTCCTCTCCTCCCAGGTGAATGCCAGCGCGATTCTCTGCCTATCGTACACCGGCAACACCGCCCGGACCATGTCGCGCCAGCGGCCCGATGCCCCCATCATTGTGATGACCCAGGACCTTGATGTGTGCCGGCGGCTTTGCATCTACCGCGGCATCTATACCGTCACGATCGAGCAACCGGACGACACCGAGGACGCGGTCTCGATAATGAAACGTGCGGCGATTGAGGCAGGGGTGGTTGAGGAAGGGGACACCGTGATTATCACCACCGGCTACCCGCTGGATGAAAAAGCCAGCACCAACATGATTGTGGTTGACAGGGTGTAA
- a CDS encoding class I SAM-dependent methyltransferase produces the protein MHAPNVPDARTRFSNRVADYVRYRPGYPPQVLHLLRQFGLVPESTVADVGSGTGLLTQLFLENGNTVYGVEPNQEMRLAGEESLAGFPNFRSVAAAAEATTLSGNSVDLIAAGQAFHWFDPEPTRAEFRRILKPNGVVALVWNVRRTTGTPFLRDYEALLAEFGAEYTHVIHRTITDDGVRDLEGFFAPGCYRKQIIPDNFQHFDSEGLIGRARSASYMPTAGDPRLDEAIKALQELFNRHQHQGVVRVEYDTEVHVGWWGGEA, from the coding sequence ATGCACGCTCCCAACGTTCCCGATGCCCGAACGCGCTTCTCCAACCGCGTTGCCGATTACGTCCGATACCGCCCGGGATACCCCCCCCAGGTCCTCCATCTTCTGCGCCAGTTTGGGCTGGTTCCGGAATCCACGGTTGCCGATGTTGGAAGCGGGACTGGGCTGCTTACTCAGCTTTTTTTGGAGAACGGCAACACCGTGTATGGCGTTGAGCCAAACCAAGAAATGCGGCTGGCTGGCGAGGAATCGCTTGCTGGGTTCCCGAACTTCCGCAGCGTTGCGGCGGCTGCCGAAGCCACCACCCTTTCTGGCAACAGCGTTGATCTGATTGCCGCCGGCCAGGCCTTCCACTGGTTCGATCCCGAACCAACGCGTGCGGAGTTCCGGCGCATCCTGAAACCAAATGGAGTTGTGGCGCTTGTCTGGAACGTCCGCCGCACAACCGGCACGCCGTTCCTTCGGGATTATGAGGCGTTGTTGGCCGAGTTCGGGGCCGAATATACCCACGTGATCCACCGGACAATCACCGATGATGGCGTGCGCGATCTGGAGGGATTTTTTGCCCCCGGCTGCTACCGCAAACAGATCATCCCCGACAACTTCCAGCACTTCGATTCCGAAGGGTTGATTGGCCGCGCACGCTCCGCTTCCTACATGCCAACCGCAGGGGACCCGCGTCTGGACGAAGCGATCAAGGCTTTGCAAGAATTATTCAACCGGCACCAGCACCAGGGCGTGGTTCGGGTGGAGTACGACACCGAGGTCCACGTTGGCTGGTGGGGGGGGGAAGCATGA